In a single window of the Prochlorococcus marinus str. AS9601 genome:
- a CDS encoding DUF7326 family protein, with protein sequence MKNKSIIYSDLSKKQLETLKELYIQKKVESMSHQELKQYVLEIISHQINDTIGKEEEMEAWREMSAFFGEQFEINILEIQTKYNDNINVIETEIDSQKQRIELLERNNLDQEKKDMWDD encoded by the coding sequence ATGAAAAACAAGTCTATTATCTATTCTGATTTATCAAAAAAACAACTAGAAACTCTTAAAGAACTATACATTCAAAAAAAAGTTGAATCAATGAGTCACCAAGAACTTAAACAATATGTATTAGAAATTATTTCTCATCAGATAAACGACACTATTGGCAAAGAAGAGGAAATGGAGGCATGGAGAGAAATGTCAGCTTTTTTTGGAGAACAATTTGAAATAAATATCTTAGAAATACAAACAAAATACAATGACAATATAAACGTAATTGAAACAGAAATAGATTCTCAGAAGCAAAGAATAGAATTACTTGAAAGAAATAATTTGGATCAAGAAAAAAAGGATATGTGGGATGATTAG
- a CDS encoding response regulator transcription factor, which translates to MKISILLIEDDRDMRDLVARHLEHSGFDVQKAEDGIKGQALALQYSPDLILLDLMLPSVDGLTLCQRLRRDERTSNIPILMITALGGLKDKVTGFNSGADDYITKPFDLEELHVRIKALLRRTNRAQLNSSNQQEILNYGPLTLVPERFEAIWFESPVRLTHLEFELLHCLLQRHGQTVSPALILKEVWGYEPDDDIETIRVHIRHLRTKLEPDPRKPIYIKTVYGAGYCLELPIGSQVETARQEFIKTRNPDLINSAVD; encoded by the coding sequence ATGAAAATTTCAATCCTTTTAATTGAAGACGATCGTGACATGCGTGATTTAGTTGCTAGGCATTTAGAACATTCTGGTTTCGATGTCCAAAAAGCTGAAGATGGAATTAAAGGACAAGCATTAGCTCTTCAATACTCACCAGATTTAATACTCTTAGATTTAATGCTACCAAGTGTTGATGGATTAACTTTATGCCAGCGACTAAGAAGAGATGAAAGAACATCGAATATACCAATTTTGATGATAACTGCTTTGGGCGGCCTTAAAGATAAAGTTACTGGGTTTAATTCTGGAGCAGATGATTACATTACTAAACCATTCGATCTAGAAGAGTTACACGTGCGCATAAAAGCTTTATTAAGAAGAACCAACAGAGCACAATTAAATTCTAGTAACCAGCAAGAAATATTAAATTATGGCCCATTAACTCTTGTTCCGGAAAGATTTGAAGCTATATGGTTTGAATCTCCTGTTAGGTTAACGCATCTTGAATTTGAACTACTCCATTGTCTTTTGCAGAGGCATGGTCAAACTGTATCGCCAGCATTAATTCTTAAAGAAGTATGGGGATATGAACCTGATGATGATATTGAGACAATAAGAGTTCATATTAGACACTTGCGCACTAAACTTGAACCCGATCCCCGTAAACCTATTTATATAAAAACTGTATACGGTGCTGGATATTGTCTTGAGTTACCTATTGGTTCTCAAGTTGAAACTGCAAGGCAGGAGTTTATTAAAACCAGAAATCCTGATTTGATTAATTCTGCAGTAGATTAA
- a CDS encoding TIGR01777 family oxidoreductase yields MRLLLLGCTGFVGKELVPTLLNENHEIYIVSRKPISKLKVDLDFNKFKFFQIDLSKEKNWNNENLLNILRETDGIINLMGEPIAEKKWTSEQKQEIEISRINTTKFMMKTLKNLKINPKVIINGSAIGYYGTSLSGEFSENSIGGKDFLANLCKKWEAVAAEKPFFSRLVIFRIGIVLEADGGALGKMLPIFKVGLGGPIGDGKQWMSWIHRTDLCALITQALVDKKFSGVFNAVAPNPVLMREFSQTLGKCLNRPNLLPVPGAVLKILLGDGAKVVLEGQKVISSKLKNYTFKYPLLEKAIYASTKN; encoded by the coding sequence ATGCGTCTTTTACTACTTGGCTGCACTGGATTTGTTGGGAAAGAATTAGTTCCAACACTACTCAATGAAAATCACGAAATATACATTGTAAGTAGAAAACCCATTAGTAAATTAAAGGTTGATTTAGATTTTAATAAGTTTAAGTTTTTTCAAATAGATTTATCAAAAGAAAAAAACTGGAATAACGAAAATCTTCTAAATATCCTAAGAGAGACCGATGGAATTATTAACCTGATGGGAGAACCCATAGCAGAAAAAAAATGGACTTCTGAACAAAAACAGGAGATTGAAATTAGTCGTATTAATACTACTAAATTTATGATGAAGACCCTTAAAAATTTAAAAATAAATCCAAAAGTCATTATAAATGGATCAGCAATAGGTTATTACGGTACAAGTTTGTCTGGTGAATTCTCTGAAAATAGTATTGGAGGAAAAGACTTTTTAGCTAATCTTTGCAAAAAATGGGAAGCGGTCGCTGCTGAAAAACCATTTTTCTCAAGGTTAGTTATTTTTAGAATTGGAATAGTTCTAGAGGCAGATGGAGGAGCATTAGGAAAAATGCTCCCTATATTTAAAGTTGGATTAGGTGGACCAATTGGAGATGGTAAGCAATGGATGAGTTGGATTCATAGAACTGATTTATGTGCATTAATTACTCAAGCATTAGTTGATAAAAAGTTTTCGGGAGTATTTAATGCTGTTGCACCAAATCCAGTATTAATGAGAGAATTTTCTCAGACTTTAGGCAAATGTCTGAATAGACCTAATTTACTTCCAGTGCCTGGAGCGGTTTTAAAAATATTGTTAGGAGATGGAGCAAAAGTTGTATTGGAAGGACAAAAAGTAATAAGCAGTAAACTTAAAAACTATACTTTTAAGTATCCTCTTCTTGAGAAAGCAATTTACGCCTCCACCAAGAATTAA
- a CDS encoding J domain-containing protein, which translates to MEKNLYEELGLKNNATRSEIKSSYRSLVKQHHPDAGGKKERFLAIQNAWETLNDPIKKQQYDSSFFSSSSSFDSFNENWEEKFNSKKYNSSIKDKEVETWIKEIYSPINRLISQIIKPLNNEIKELSADPYDDQLMENFCRYIILSKNKIEKVEKIYNKKIVPKSITALGLNLYHCFSQVKDALSEFDRYTQGYVDNYLFDGKEMIKEAKRIQSKMSTEKKNKNF; encoded by the coding sequence ATGGAAAAAAATTTATATGAAGAATTAGGTCTCAAAAACAATGCAACCAGAAGTGAAATTAAATCTTCATATCGCTCTTTAGTTAAGCAACATCATCCTGATGCAGGCGGAAAGAAAGAACGATTTCTTGCAATACAAAATGCCTGGGAAACTCTAAATGACCCTATCAAAAAGCAACAATACGATAGCAGTTTTTTCTCTTCCAGTTCATCATTTGATTCATTTAATGAAAATTGGGAAGAGAAATTTAATTCAAAAAAATATAATTCTTCAATTAAGGACAAAGAAGTTGAAACATGGATTAAAGAGATTTATAGTCCGATAAATAGATTAATTAGTCAAATAATTAAACCTTTGAATAACGAAATAAAAGAACTATCTGCGGATCCATATGATGACCAACTTATGGAAAATTTTTGCAGGTACATAATTCTTTCAAAAAATAAAATAGAAAAAGTTGAAAAAATTTATAACAAAAAAATAGTTCCAAAGTCTATTACAGCTTTAGGCCTTAATCTTTATCATTGTTTTTCACAAGTTAAAGATGCGCTATCAGAATTTGATAGATATACACAAGGATACGTAGATAATTACTTATTTGATGGCAAAGAAATGATCAAAGAAGCAAAAAGAATCCAATCAAAGATGTCTACAGAGAAAAAAAATAAAAACTTTTAG
- a CDS encoding NAD(P)H-quinone oxidoreductase subunit O → MTDSIPKKPLKKGSLVFVDKENYIKSIEALASDNDLPNYVFEGPGEILSLKDEYAQVRWRRPVPDVWLKLDQLKEYTH, encoded by the coding sequence ATGACAGATTCTATTCCAAAGAAACCTCTCAAGAAAGGAAGCTTAGTTTTTGTCGATAAAGAAAATTATATAAAAAGTATCGAAGCGTTAGCTAGTGATAATGATCTACCTAATTATGTCTTTGAAGGTCCCGGAGAGATTCTTTCACTTAAAGACGAATATGCTCAGGTTCGATGGCGGAGACCTGTTCCAGATGTTTGGTTGAAATTAGATCAACTTAAAGAATATACTCATTAA
- a CDS encoding DNA polymerase III subunit delta' yields the protein MIKVKKDNFFLNEEVNTCLNNIIKNKSFANGYIFYGAEGLGKKQTALQFIQEIFKKSSPSKNLEEKIKNNNHPDFLIIEPDSLLETKSSGGSDLEKKTKSGSEIIKIAQIRNIKTFLSQKSINSEKKIVLIIDAHLLNEAASNCLLKTLEEPSNGIFILLTSKLNLLLDTIISRCQIVRFRSFSSQQIKSILKEYLDTSKSNINAKLEFEDLINSANGSPNQLLKNIEIWNDFSDEIIIKLNSPVKNSLEILEISKLISEKLEIFQQISLVNLIQTVWWRKTKNIGLVKKLEKLKYLLRKSIQPRLAWEITFLKISMEDI from the coding sequence ATGATTAAGGTTAAAAAAGATAATTTTTTCTTGAATGAAGAAGTCAATACCTGTCTTAACAACATAATTAAAAATAAATCATTTGCTAATGGTTATATATTTTATGGTGCTGAAGGACTAGGTAAAAAGCAAACTGCTCTTCAATTTATACAAGAGATTTTCAAAAAGTCTTCACCAAGCAAAAATCTTGAAGAGAAAATTAAAAACAATAACCATCCTGATTTTTTAATTATTGAACCTGATTCTCTTTTAGAAACAAAAAGTTCAGGTGGTTCCGATCTTGAAAAAAAAACAAAAAGTGGATCTGAGATTATTAAAATTGCTCAAATACGTAATATCAAAACTTTTCTTAGTCAAAAATCAATAAACTCAGAAAAAAAAATTGTTTTAATTATTGATGCACACCTCTTAAACGAAGCAGCCTCAAATTGCCTTTTAAAAACTCTAGAAGAACCTAGTAACGGCATTTTTATTTTACTAACATCTAAATTAAACCTTCTCTTAGATACGATCATCTCAAGATGTCAAATCGTAAGATTTCGATCTTTTTCTAGTCAACAAATAAAGTCTATTTTAAAAGAATATTTAGATACTTCTAAATCAAATATTAATGCAAAATTAGAATTTGAAGATTTAATAAACTCTGCAAATGGATCTCCAAATCAATTATTGAAAAATATTGAAATTTGGAATGATTTTTCAGATGAAATTATAATTAAATTGAATTCTCCAGTAAAAAATAGTCTCGAAATATTAGAAATATCTAAATTAATATCTGAAAAATTAGAAATTTTTCAACAGATCAGTTTAGTAAATTTAATTCAAACTGTTTGGTGGAGAAAGACAAAAAATATAGGTTTAGTTAAAAAACTTGAAAAATTAAAATACCTCTTAAGAAAAAGCATCCAACCAAGGTTGGCATGGGAAATTACTTTTTTAAAAATTTCGATGGAAGATATATGA
- a CDS encoding heavy metal translocating P-type ATPase — translation MESIQLNITGMKCGGCVSTVEKILNNSDGIENVSVNLLTESAYFEITQNHIEIESVLENLKENGFPSKIYINDFSKKINKSELEKKKKWNNQWKKLTFALLLLFFSGLGHLAEGRYINFPILGNILFHASLATLALLFPGRGIIINGFKSFIKNHPDMDSLVALGVISAYTTSLLSLIFPATGFPCFFNEPVMLLGFILIGRFLEERARYQTGSSIGELLDLQPEMANIYTEDNHIKSIRVNTLRPDQEIQVLAGDRVPADCIVTQGNSYVDVSHITGESKPIEVKEGEILSSGSLNLNSTLRLKVQKVGGDSSLAKLVNLIESVNARKPRIQRVADEIAGKFTYFVLIFATLTFFFWWKGARNIWPDLLSHNNQLITHSSHTLHSSLGSNAENFLSLAIQLSIAVLVIACPCALGLATPTVITVASGKAAKKGVLFKGGDKIEMASKINHIIFDKTGTLTKGKPFIVDYKNNDDHSFLLRIAASLEKESRHPIADALIQEAKKQNLSLFPIKKIFNHTGRGISGELESIDGLINIGNIEWLVSKGIIIDSDAKKVIENEETKTNTIIGVSIKDKLLGFVFLGDLLRDDSIKTVQNLRENKFKINILSGDRKQTVLALAKKIGCKETEVKWDLLPEMKLKTIENLKINNKVAMIGDGINDVPALASSDLGIAVGSGTQIAKANADVVLMGDQLNRLPYAFNLAKNTIRKIKQNLTWAFGYNLLAIPLAAGILFPKYGILLTPSIAALLMAISSITVVINALSLD, via the coding sequence ATGGAGAGCATTCAATTAAACATTACAGGAATGAAGTGCGGAGGTTGTGTTAGTACTGTTGAAAAAATATTGAATAATTCTGACGGTATTGAAAATGTTTCTGTTAACTTGCTTACTGAAAGTGCATATTTTGAAATTACCCAGAATCATATAGAGATAGAATCAGTTCTCGAAAATCTAAAAGAGAATGGTTTCCCATCAAAGATTTACATCAATGATTTTTCAAAAAAAATAAATAAATCAGAACTAGAAAAAAAAAAGAAATGGAATAATCAATGGAAAAAACTAACTTTTGCCCTATTACTTTTATTCTTTTCAGGTTTAGGTCATCTAGCAGAAGGAAGATATATAAATTTTCCAATATTAGGTAATATATTATTTCACGCTTCATTAGCAACGTTAGCTCTATTATTTCCTGGCAGAGGAATAATTATTAATGGATTTAAATCATTTATTAAGAACCATCCAGATATGGATTCTTTAGTAGCCCTTGGAGTAATTAGCGCATATACAACAAGTCTTCTATCACTAATATTTCCTGCCACTGGTTTTCCTTGTTTTTTTAATGAACCAGTTATGCTGTTAGGCTTCATACTAATTGGGCGTTTCTTAGAAGAAAGAGCAAGATATCAAACTGGTTCATCCATTGGAGAATTATTAGATCTTCAACCAGAAATGGCAAATATCTACACAGAAGACAATCACATAAAGTCGATAAGAGTAAATACTTTAAGACCTGATCAAGAGATTCAAGTTTTAGCAGGAGACAGAGTACCTGCTGACTGTATCGTTACACAAGGTAATTCATATGTTGATGTTTCACATATTACTGGAGAATCCAAACCTATCGAGGTAAAAGAAGGCGAAATTCTATCTAGTGGGTCTTTAAACCTTAATTCAACTCTCAGACTTAAAGTACAAAAGGTCGGAGGGGATTCTTCTCTTGCAAAACTAGTAAATCTTATTGAGTCTGTAAACGCAAGAAAACCTCGTATTCAAAGAGTTGCTGATGAAATTGCAGGCAAATTTACTTACTTTGTACTTATTTTTGCTACTTTAACCTTCTTCTTTTGGTGGAAGGGGGCAAGAAACATATGGCCAGATTTATTAAGTCATAATAATCAATTAATCACACATTCAAGCCACACACTTCATAGTTCGCTTGGTAGTAATGCTGAGAATTTCCTTAGTTTAGCAATTCAATTGTCAATTGCTGTTTTAGTAATAGCTTGTCCTTGTGCCTTAGGTTTAGCAACCCCAACAGTAATAACTGTTGCATCAGGTAAAGCAGCAAAAAAAGGAGTTTTATTTAAAGGAGGTGACAAAATAGAAATGGCTTCAAAAATTAATCATATTATTTTTGACAAGACAGGTACTTTAACAAAAGGTAAGCCTTTCATTGTTGATTATAAAAATAATGATGATCATTCATTTTTATTAAGAATAGCTGCCAGTTTAGAAAAGGAAAGCAGGCATCCAATCGCAGATGCCTTAATTCAAGAAGCAAAAAAACAAAATTTAAGTTTATTTCCAATAAAAAAAATTTTCAATCATACAGGTAGAGGTATTTCTGGAGAACTAGAGTCAATTGATGGACTTATAAATATTGGAAATATTGAATGGCTAGTAAGTAAAGGAATAATTATTGATAGTGATGCAAAAAAAGTCATTGAAAATGAAGAGACAAAAACGAACACCATCATTGGAGTCAGTATCAAAGATAAGTTATTAGGCTTTGTCTTCTTAGGAGACTTACTCAGAGATGATTCAATTAAAACAGTTCAAAATTTAAGAGAAAACAAATTTAAAATTAATATTTTAAGTGGTGATAGGAAACAAACAGTTTTAGCTTTAGCAAAAAAAATTGGTTGTAAAGAAACAGAAGTAAAATGGGATCTTCTTCCTGAAATGAAGCTAAAGACTATAGAAAATTTAAAAATTAATAATAAAGTAGCAATGATTGGTGATGGAATTAATGATGTTCCAGCCTTAGCATCTTCAGACCTAGGAATTGCGGTGGGATCAGGTACTCAAATAGCCAAGGCAAATGCAGATGTAGTATTGATGGGAGATCAACTTAATAGATTACCCTACGCCTTTAATCTTGCAAAAAATACTATAAGAAAAATAAAGCAAAATCTAACATGGGCTTTTGGTTACAACTTACTAGCTATCCCTTTAGCAGCGGGCATTTTATTCCCTAAATACGGTATTCTTCTTACTCCCTCAATAGCAGCATTATTGATGGCTATTAGTTCTATTACAGTTGTAATCAATGCTTTATCTTTGGATTGA
- a CDS encoding lipid-A-disaccharide synthase-related protein, producing the protein MFKILILSNGHGEDLSGSLIAKQFVKSGYSVHALPIVGKGNHYEKEQIKIIGKTKEFRTGGIGYNSLKGRLTELLGGEIFYVLKRLYLTFTIKKKYDYFFVIGDIVPVFFAWFCKKDFFTYLVAYSSHYEGKLKLPWPSKFFLLSQKAKKIYTRDSLTANDLTLQLKKKVSFLGNPFMDKFFPRKKELNKAEFSIGLFPGSRFPEILDNFVSILEVLEALSDLRYFQKIQFNFAIVNALSSFKIKEIFQKRGWLKIENIKENNLLKFQYKFLEVNIYWNNFDKILYKSRCCISMAGTAAEQAIGLGKPVIQIEGKGPQFTKTFAEAQRRLLGKYVFCATNYKDKNDQINQTIKLIIKIIYLIQLNKKFMISCNENAKKRLGENKACLKMVDDMNIVIKND; encoded by the coding sequence TTGTTTAAGATTTTAATATTAAGTAATGGGCATGGAGAAGATCTATCTGGCAGTCTAATAGCTAAACAATTCGTAAAAAGTGGTTATTCTGTTCATGCTTTGCCAATTGTTGGTAAGGGAAACCATTACGAAAAAGAACAAATTAAGATTATCGGTAAAACTAAAGAATTTAGAACTGGAGGAATTGGCTATAATTCTCTTAAGGGAAGACTTACTGAGTTATTAGGAGGAGAAATATTTTATGTCTTAAAAAGATTATATTTAACTTTTACAATTAAAAAAAAATATGATTATTTTTTTGTAATTGGAGATATTGTGCCAGTTTTTTTTGCCTGGTTTTGTAAGAAAGATTTTTTTACATATCTAGTTGCTTATTCCAGCCATTATGAAGGGAAGTTGAAATTACCATGGCCTTCTAAATTTTTCTTGCTCTCACAAAAAGCAAAAAAAATATATACGAGAGATTCCCTTACAGCTAATGATTTAACATTGCAATTAAAAAAGAAAGTGTCTTTCTTAGGCAACCCATTTATGGATAAGTTTTTTCCTAGAAAAAAAGAATTAAATAAAGCTGAATTTAGTATTGGATTATTTCCAGGAAGTAGATTCCCTGAGATTTTAGATAATTTTGTTTCTATTTTAGAGGTATTAGAGGCATTGTCAGATTTAAGATATTTTCAAAAAATTCAGTTTAATTTTGCAATAGTTAATGCTCTATCTTCATTCAAAATAAAGGAGATATTTCAAAAAAGAGGATGGTTAAAAATAGAAAATATTAAAGAAAATAATCTCTTGAAATTTCAATATAAATTTTTAGAAGTGAATATATATTGGAATAATTTTGACAAAATATTATACAAAAGTAGATGCTGTATCAGCATGGCAGGAACAGCAGCAGAGCAAGCGATTGGATTAGGAAAACCAGTTATTCAGATTGAAGGTAAAGGTCCACAATTTACAAAAACTTTTGCAGAAGCGCAAAGACGTTTGCTAGGAAAATATGTTTTTTGTGCCACTAATTATAAAGATAAGAATGATCAAATCAATCAGACAATAAAATTGATTATAAAAATAATTTACCTTATACAGCTTAATAAGAAGTTTATGATCTCATGTAATGAAAATGCTAAAAAAAGACTGGGTGAAAACAAAGCTTGTCTTAAAATGGTTGATGATATGAATATTGTTATAAAAAATGACTAA
- a CDS encoding ABC transporter ATP-binding protein, whose protein sequence is MRESFENEIPHIKFKDVSFSYPGEKENLIFKCNFSIKKPGFWMVVGKNGSGKSTLLKLINGIVNPKNGDIVSNANIGMVFQNPDHQILMPNCRSELLININQNINQNEINKKIEYVLDQVGMTGFEKRPVHTLSGGQKQRLSIACALISNRNFILLDEPTALLDQTSQLKVLRTIKNLTSDHRKPLSALWITHRYEELTYADAVAELKNGFLSSWQEPSKFQYN, encoded by the coding sequence ATGCGAGAATCCTTTGAAAATGAAATACCTCATATAAAATTCAAAGATGTTTCTTTTTCATATCCTGGAGAAAAAGAAAATTTAATTTTTAAATGTAACTTTTCAATAAAAAAACCTGGTTTTTGGATGGTGGTAGGTAAAAACGGGAGCGGAAAGAGTACTCTCTTAAAATTAATTAATGGAATAGTCAACCCCAAAAATGGTGACATTGTTTCTAATGCAAATATTGGCATGGTGTTTCAAAACCCTGATCATCAAATATTGATGCCAAATTGTAGGAGTGAACTTTTGATTAATATTAATCAGAATATAAATCAAAATGAAATTAATAAAAAAATTGAATATGTGCTTGATCAGGTAGGAATGACTGGTTTTGAAAAAAGGCCAGTTCATACTTTAAGCGGTGGACAAAAACAACGCTTAAGTATTGCATGTGCTCTGATTAGTAATAGAAATTTTATTCTTTTAGATGAGCCTACAGCTTTACTTGATCAAACCAGCCAATTAAAAGTTTTACGAACTATTAAAAATCTTACAAGTGACCATAGAAAACCTTTATCTGCTTTGTGGATTACACATCGTTATGAAGAATTAACTTATGCTGATGCAGTAGCAGAGTTAAAAAATGGTTTTTTATCTAGTTGGCAAGAACCATCAAAATTTCAATATAATTGA
- the cysK gene encoding cysteine synthase A: protein MEIANDITSLVGNTPLVKLNRIRKYFDCYPEIIAKLESFNPSASVKDRIAYSMLCKAEEEGLITPDKTTLIEATSGNTGIALAMVAAAKGYKLILTMPDTMSIERRAMLRAYGAELQLTPGKDGMKGALDLANELSSTIANSYQFNQFENFANPDIHERTTAQEIWSQSNNNLDGLVTGVGTGGTITGCARFLKKVNPNCKIYAVEPKKSAVISGEKAGSHSIQGIGAGFVPKVLNTKLIDEIIKIDDDEAFYFGRLLARLEGLLSGISSGAALAATIKIGKRKELMKKRLIVILPSFGERYLSTAMFESNTSIQARKDGYL from the coding sequence ATGGAAATAGCAAATGATATAACTTCTCTAGTGGGAAATACTCCATTAGTAAAATTAAATCGAATCAGAAAGTATTTTGATTGTTATCCAGAAATAATAGCCAAACTAGAAAGTTTCAATCCATCAGCTTCCGTCAAGGATAGGATCGCTTATTCAATGTTGTGTAAAGCTGAAGAAGAAGGATTGATAACACCAGATAAAACAACGTTAATTGAAGCAACTAGTGGGAATACTGGCATCGCATTAGCAATGGTTGCTGCAGCAAAAGGCTATAAATTGATATTAACTATGCCTGATACTATGAGTATTGAGAGAAGGGCAATGTTGAGAGCATATGGAGCTGAATTACAGCTAACTCCAGGAAAAGACGGAATGAAAGGAGCTTTAGATTTAGCTAATGAGTTGTCTTCAACTATTGCAAATAGCTATCAATTTAATCAGTTTGAAAACTTTGCTAATCCAGATATTCATGAAAGAACAACAGCCCAAGAAATATGGTCTCAATCCAATAACAATTTAGATGGACTAGTTACAGGGGTCGGCACAGGAGGAACAATTACTGGTTGTGCACGTTTTTTGAAAAAAGTTAATCCAAATTGCAAAATTTATGCCGTAGAGCCAAAAAAAAGTGCTGTGATTTCTGGAGAAAAAGCAGGCTCACATTCGATTCAAGGAATTGGAGCGGGTTTCGTACCAAAAGTACTTAATACGAAATTAATTGATGAAATTATAAAAATAGATGACGATGAAGCATTTTATTTTGGGCGTTTATTAGCTCGATTGGAAGGTCTTTTATCTGGTATCAGCAGTGGAGCAGCTTTAGCAGCAACTATAAAAATCGGCAAAAGAAAAGAACTAATGAAAAAAAGATTGATAGTTATTCTTCCAAGTTTTGGAGAAAGATATTTATCAACAGCAATGTTTGAATCTAATACCTCAATTCAAGCCAGAAAAGATGGTTATCTTTAA
- the tmk gene encoding dTMP kinase: MKGKFIVIEGIDGCGKTTQIDELSKWLPNSGLIKKGSKLITTREPGGSLLGKKLRGLILDNNKNNKPSSLAELLLYSADRAEHVSKIISPALNNNDWVISDRFSDSTLAYQGYGRNINLEIIKNIESIVCQGASPDLTFFLEISPEESIFRRKNEIPDRIESEGIRFLEKVNEGFKLIAKQKNWKVISASQNIQTISNQIKETLLNNFSNNK, translated from the coding sequence ATGAAAGGAAAATTTATCGTTATTGAGGGTATTGATGGATGTGGTAAAACCACCCAAATAGATGAACTATCTAAGTGGCTACCCAACAGTGGTTTAATAAAGAAAGGGTCTAAATTAATCACAACTAGAGAGCCAGGAGGCAGTCTTTTAGGAAAAAAACTTAGAGGACTGATTCTTGATAATAATAAAAATAACAAGCCTTCATCTCTTGCGGAATTATTACTTTATTCAGCGGATAGAGCTGAACACGTTTCCAAAATTATTTCACCTGCTTTAAATAATAATGATTGGGTAATAAGTGATAGATTTTCTGATTCCACACTGGCTTATCAAGGTTATGGAAGAAATATAAATTTAGAAATAATTAAAAATATTGAATCTATTGTGTGTCAAGGAGCATCCCCTGATCTCACTTTCTTCTTAGAAATTTCTCCAGAAGAGAGCATATTCCGAAGAAAAAATGAAATTCCAGACAGAATAGAATCAGAAGGTATTAGATTTTTAGAAAAAGTAAATGAAGGATTCAAACTAATTGCCAAACAAAAAAACTGGAAAGTAATATCAGCTTCACAAAATATTCAAACTATTTCTAATCAAATTAAAGAGACTTTGCTAAACAATTTTTCTAATAACAAATGA